In one window of Henckelia pumila isolate YLH828 chromosome 1, ASM3356847v2, whole genome shotgun sequence DNA:
- the LOC140875817 gene encoding glutaredoxin-C6-like: MQGVRNPWPLSDGGVRLELTPTTSSPLAIDVSESTEMRIQRLITENPLIIFSRPSCCMCHVMKHLLSTIGVYPTVIELEEDEIAALTTHRDTADEAEAGGVPALYIGGLFVGGLESLVALHLSNNLVPKLVQVGALRNEFLVSSAS; this comes from the coding sequence ATGCAAGGCGTTAGGAATCCCTGGCCCCTATCAGACGGCGGCGTCCGGCTGGAGCTGACTCCGACCACCAGCTCCCCACTGGCCATCGACGTGTCAGAATCGACGGAGATGCGCATCCAACGCCTCATAACAGAGAACCCTCTGATCATCTTCAGCCGACCCTCTTGCTGCATGTGCCATGTGATGAAACATCTCCTCTCAACCATCGGAGTCTACCCCACCGTCATAGAGCTGGAAGAAGACGAGATCGCCGCCCTCACCACCCACCGGGACACCGCCGATGAAGCCGAAGCCGGCGGCGTTCCGGCCTTGTACATAGGCGGGTTGTTTGTTGGTGGGCTGGAGAGCTTGGTGGCTTTACATTTGAGCAATAATCTGGTCCCCAAGCTTGTTCAAGTTGGTGCTCTTAGAAATGAATTCTTGGTCAGCTCAGCTAGCTAG